tgGTTTACAGTGCCATGATTGAAGAGCATtgagaacacttggctcaagtgtttcagaagttgagagagaaccagctatatgtgaagcgtgagaaatgctcatttgcacatgagagcatcaagttcctacGCCACGTTGTGGAGCGTGGTTAAATTCGTATGGACCTGGAAAAGGTGAAGGCAATCCAAGagtggaaagcccccacaaacatGAAAGAACTATGCTCTTTCCTGGGCCTACCAACTATTATAGACAATTTCTGGACGGGTGCTCAAGAAGAGCAACACCCTTGACCAAGCTGTCGAAAATGGGTGtgacttgggcgtggactgaTAAGTGTCCTGAAGCATTTAGGATTTTGAGGGAAGCTATGATGAAGGATCCTATTCTTTCCTTGCcagatgttagcaagcccttTGAAGTAAAGACAGATGCGTCatattatgctttgggaggggttcTGGTACAAGAGGATCACCCGGTAGCATATGAGAGTCACAAGTTGTCCGAAGTTGACAGGCgatatactgcccaggagaaggaactcctcgCGATTATCCATTATTTGTGGGTGTGGAGACAGTATTTGTTGcggtcgaagtttgtggtgaagaaggaCAATGTAGTGGTTAGTCATTTCCCTACCCTACCGAAACTGACCCCCAAGCAGGCTCGATGGTAGGAGTTCGTGGTGGAATTCGACTTACATTTTGAGTACaaggcaggacgcttgaaccaggcagccaATGCCTTGAGTCATAAAGTAGAATTGGTGAGTCTAAAGTTCTTGGCTAGTTTGTCAGCTAGCATGGTGAACACTCCCATCAAGGAGCACATCAAAGAAAACTTGGAGAAAGACCTGGTTGTCAGAACCATCCTGAAGCTCatgaaagaaggcaagactcgccagttttGGGTGGAGAATGATCTTCTCTGGGCCAAAGGGGGCTGCTTGTCtgttccgaaagctggagatttATGGAAGACATTACTAAGTGAATGTCATGCACCTTGTGGgtgggtcatccagggtggcagaggaTGCATGCCCTTTTGAAGCAGGAATACTACTGGCCACagatgcgagatgatgtagtggagtacaccaagacctgtctcgtctgTCAGCAAGACAAGGTTGAGAGGAataagacacctgggttgttagAGTCGTTGTGAGTCCCAAgctgaccatgggagagtgtgtcgcttgactttataacTAGCCTACTGAAGAtaggggatttaagtgcgatcttggaaaaaatttcaaagtatgcaacattcatcccagtgtcaaAGTACTATTCGGCAAAAGAGACAGCACGATAATTTTTCAAGCACATTGTCAAATATTGGTGAGTtccccagaacattgttagtaACCGAGATGGGAGATTCACTAGGACCTTTTGGTCCAAACTATTCAGGCTCTTGGGGTAACAATTGAACATATCCTCGAGCTTCCAcccgcagacagatgggcagacagaaagattcaacgggatgctGGAGGAGTACTTgtgccactttgtcaatgccaattaGAAGAACTGGCTGCAACTACTGGATGCAGCTCAATTtaccttcaactctcaaaagagttcttcatcgaataagagcccttttgaaatTGTTATTGGACAGCAGCCACTattgccccacacagtggatgaatatcgTGGTcagaacccgcgagcctttcacttcacaaaagactagAAGAAAACTACAGAGATTGTCTGggcttatttataaaaagtatcaaagagaatgaagaagtgaGCAGATCAGAAGTGCATACCACTGGAGTTTAAAGCaagtgacttagtgttaatcaagctgaggcccgaacagttgagattcagAGGGGACAAGGACATCAGACTCATTCGCAAGTACAAGGGTCTGTTTCCAATCATCTCAAAATTTTGCCTAACCTCCTACAAATTCgacctaccagcatggatgaagatacacccgttCCTTCACGTCAACAACTTGAAGTCGTATCAAGAAGATCCAACAAATCCATAACACAACTAGTTAACTAGAGGAGGAGGAGTCATTCAGCCAATGAGCAAGCGTCAACCTTAAGAATTCCTGGCATAGAGGATGGTCACCATTGACCGTAAAAAGCACAAGGAATATCTAGTAAgatggaaggggctcgcagacGAGGAGATAAGCTGGGAGAGGGcgaaaggcttgaagaagctcacACAGAAggttgaagatctacaagctacttcgtcgaggacaCCAAAgaattaagtgggggagagtgtggcgtacTGCCCCTTTGGCActcccacatggggccattttctAAGTGAGCATGCCATGGTGCtcgatcattagtcaagtcttgcaccaagtaaccccATGGGGTAGGGTAATGGCAATATTGTAATTATACATATGTCTgctagacaaaaatcatatatattactgggaagaccttgtatccctagaaggatcctgtactcccttgccctatcaaggttatatattaataaaatgatatttatccATAGTTTCCCATGTATGCTTCCTTATTTCCTATGTGTTACTTGATTTTTGTCTACGTTGGGCCATCACGTGCCACTTGCCTTATTGTATGCTTTTGTGTGGTGTAGACGTTCTATGgtatgacttgctttgtgcttgctcatagtTCGTTATTGTCTGTTGCATGCCTGAgatgtgtttgtggctaaccacTAAGTTTTTTTGCATGCAGACGTGAGTTGTAGGCAAGTGCCACACATTCCGTCTACTTTGAGTTCACAAATAGTCAGCTCGTGACACCCGACATGGGCGCGGGTACGCAGGTCTCACTGGGCCTGGGGTCAAGGGCTACGCATAGCTGCAGGGGTAGCTGATCAGTCCTCGAGGTTTGTGCTTGGAGCTCGGGCCATtacagaatttttttttcttcaaaatttaaaaaaaataattacaaaaattcctatgccccaaaatggcttacaatttttgtatatctagaaaaaattATGAATTATTACTAACCCAaaaaaacaccatgaaaaccaacccttaagaacataaacaattCATACATAAACATTCATCCAACCATATATTACAGATAATATAAAACATGGatatgatacccacacagtaattGTGGTGCCAATTGTTAGCAACAGTTCCTAGTGCGTAGtgaaaattgcggtaatggtagtattgtatacaacaaaaaaaatttatataaacaagtttatatgaggatcctttaatatgcaatatgttaatcaatatatatataatatgtatataaaaataataatacaaaatgatttacctcttgtagcctatcaagaatccttgaatcttttcgtatatagtTTTATCTTCCTATCCTCggtagagtactcacacctagatcttccaagatgttctctacacctcaagatgtgggtgagCACATtgagaacaatgatcaattttgtgaatcaaaagtattctagactcatgagactcttgattataggctagagagaaagagtttttgtttttttttttttttttgaacaaaagaAAGATTTTATTCAAAAACCAACCAAAGTTACAAAACAGAGAAACACCTGCTACAACCCAGCAGGCTGAAACTCAATCGGACAAAAAACAGAACAACAAAACAACACTACCAGCTCTCAACAACCATACGAAAGTACATATCCTTTTTCCTATGAGAAAGAGTACCCAAGCTCAACACTCTATGCTTAACCGAATCCTTGATATCCATACTTAATCTACTGGCCATTTTACAAGCAGAATCGAAAATACAACCATTCCTATTGCACCAGATAAAATACCAGGAAGCCGAAATCACAGCATTACAAATCTGGTTCTTCACATTATGCTTAGAGAACAAGCTCCATTAATTAAGGTCCTCATACGAATCTGGCCAGTGGAAATACCCCAACCACTTACCAATCTCCTCAAAAACTTTCCTGGAGAAGATGCACTCCATGAACAGATGGCTATGGGTTTCTAAATCAGACTCACAAACAGGGCAGAGAGCAGATGTTAAAGTCAAGAATCGGCTCAGGTGATCTCTTGTAAGAAGTTGCCTGTTGAATATCTGCCAGTAAAAGAATCTATGTTTGGGCACAATAAGCTTGTTCCACACAGTATCAGCATAACCCACAGAGGTAGCAGAAATAAGAGAGGAATAAACATGTTTGATACTAACTTTACCTCCCTTAACAGCTTGCTGCAAGCATCCCTCATCAATGACTTGTCTAAGCCTCAACAACTTCTTAACATACCAGCACATATCCGGACTAATAGGAACTTTCCAAATGTCAAAATCCTTCAGATAAATGGAACTAATCCATTTAACCCAAAGGCAGTCTTGTTTTGAAGATATCGCCCAAATGAAGTTAGCCATCAACGCCATGTTCCATTTCTTACCTTCACGGAAGCCAACACCACCCAGTTTTTTAGGGAGACAAACCTTTTCCCAAGAAGGGAGATGCAACTTGCTTCTATTCCCAATAGAACCCCACAAAAAATCCCGACAACTTTTATCAATGGCAGCAGTGATTTTGGACGGAAGAATAAATATACTCATCCAAAAATTCCTAATGCCAAGCAGGACTGAGTGAATAAGTTGAGCCCGACCAGCAAAAGACAAATTTCTACTCGCCCAACAATTAAGCTTCTTATTCAACTTATCCAGAATCACCCCACAATCTGAAGCTTTCCACTTAGTAGGTCGAAGGTGAACCCCCAAGTAACTCAGCGGAAAGGATCCTTCTTCCATTTGCAACATCTCAAGAATCTGCGCTTTGATGGGATCTTTAACCCCTCCAAAATAGATATGGGATTTAGATTTATTCGCAGAAAGCCCAGTAGAATCACAAAACACAGTGAAAGCCTCATGAATCTTCCTCACTGAACTGACATTCCCTTTACAGAACATGATCAAATCGTCTGCGAAACAAAGGTTAGTTAACCTAATATGCTTGCACAAAGGATGAAAACCAAAGCCTTTTTTATCAGAGTAATACGCTAAAAGGCGAGTAAGGTACTCCATAACTATCACAAACAAAAGAGGAGACATAGGGTCCCCTTGCCGAAGGCCTTTTTCCCCTTTGAAAGAGCCCTGAATTCTCCCATTCATTAACAGATTATAGTTGGTACCCTTTAAGCAAGCTAGAATCCAGCCAATAAATCTAGAAGGGAAGTAAAGTTGCTTAAGCAAATCTCCCACAAAAAGCCAATCAACATTGTCATACACCTTACTCAGATCAATCTTCATTAAGCACCTGGCTGAAATATTCTTTCTAGTGTATCCCTTAAGGAGATCCTGGAAAATCATTATATTATGAGCAAGAACTCTATTTTTTATAAACGCCCTTGATTACTATGAACCAAGAAGGGGAGCACTTCTGAGAGTCTGGAACAAATCATCTTCAATATACATTTGTAAAGTGTATTACAACACGCTATAGGACGAAAGTCACTAGCGGAGTTCGGAGCTGCTATCTTGGGAATAAGAGTGATCACAGTTTCATTCAGCTCCTTCGGCAAGTACCCACCCTGAAAAAATTCCAACACAGCAGTGGAAATTTCATCTCCAATATCTGACCATAACCCCTTAAAGAAACCCGAGCCAAATCCATCCAAACCAGGACTTTTACAGGAGTGAATGCTAAAAAGAGCCTTCCTCACATCTCTTTTGGTAAAAGGTCTCACTAAACTGACTTGCAGGTCTACAGACAACCGATTACCCTGGCTAATACAGTTACTGTCAATCTCCTTAGAAGTCCAACTTCTCTTCCCCATAAAATTCTTAAAGTGGGAAAGAAAGTGCTCAACCACTTTAGGATAATCTTCTTCTATGATGCCTCCAATAGAGAAGGAAGTAATTCTATTATCAACCTTCCTCTTCCTCATAAACGCATGAAAGAATTTCGAATTTTCATCATTAAACTTGAGCCAATTAATCTTACTCTGCTGTTTAAGATAACTAGCATAACAGATCTGCAATACTAAAACTTTGTGTTGAGCTTGAGAAGCTAAATGGTGCAGAGACAGATCAGTCGGGTTAGCTGCCAAAGCCTCCTGAGCTCTACTAAAGTCCTCCTTAGCCTCCCTGTACTTCAAGACAACATCACCAACCTCCTCCTTGTTGAACCTTTTCAGCATATGCTTTACtcgaaaaaaaaaatgatagtttttcttctctgtaaaaaatttgttgtttctattttctatcatatagaatatatagacactATTaccataataaaaaaataatcatcttttataataataataataataataataaaagacaaAGTCTAGCATTtcattttaaaaccccttttaaaatgttttacaaattaattaaaaaataaataaaaagcaaTAACTAATTACATCAGAAATGTCACATGTATaaagcagtccaagccctatgcatgtgggatttgaattttcatgtattttattttattttattaattaataattaaaaatccaaataaggtatcatctttttaaggaaaagattacaacttaaatttcaaaattcaaaatttgaatttccattatcatcttattattaattaaataaatataataatcaaaaccaattttgactatccatatttatttattcacacttaaataaaataattgattaaaatcaatttattctatttctacacaatttcaaaaattgcacaaatgcaataataaattgttcaCCTTCaaatatcacataattgcacatttatcccgaataataaatattctctcaaatagcacattcacagtttaacccttgattagtgttgatagagccgcctcgagaacctatggaccaataattctaaGCTCCAACAAATAaaggattattaaccaaaactctttgattcaataatcatatttattaatctcatgattattccactataaatatgagactgaacttttgagaattatagacatatatttactaagtactttattgtgACCATAAaatgtccattaatataatcattacatacaaattaatcctctattgatgattcataattaactgggaataaaataatcatattaccctttttattatatcttgattcctagtgtaccatcgaCTTTGCTTGcgaatgttaattcataatctgattatgaatttgatgttAATAACCTTTTCAGACCCAAAAGCCAACctaatagggaatcatcattaaatctataagaaggtatagattctatgtctgttaagctatgtgccctgccatatatatcattgagtccccaaaataatagttcttagcctgatcattctgacaaaccgtaacgtatgaatcaaaggatcaaatgacatatataggagttcatagtaactttttGGATTAATATCAATTTTTATATGATTATCAATTGATgtattttataatactacgaaatggtatttaaacaattattattaaatcacatctagtccagttctacatactctcagcatgtaaAGTacttccactaaagtgtcctactacactagtaacccggatctaggtcacatgtattcataatactagttgaGCGTACTAATAGTAAATAATCTAAAGactctataattttattttactgggaactaagttcattatctcaatcacattcctctcataccaatatgagattgagaccacatagatgaacttgggaattttttgatatttacttaatattattagcaataatatagtacataagctacttatgtacaataattcaattcattcatttatttcattaaactaTTGTCTACTAGAATTTCTTTTAAGGGCACAATTGCCAACAATATatacaaatacatatatatatatattcttttttttttgtttggtttgttCTTGACGATGCTTTTATGGGATTTTACTTATTCTGCAGATTTCCCCCCCCGCCCCCAATGATGTCTTTTGATTTGAATGTAAAGGTTCCTCCAATATCTGTTGACCCTAATGGTAATTACCTTCCCTTCCCTTCTTaatattcttatttttctttttttggtcAAACAGTAACAGTAACTCTTTCGTTACTGTTTTGTGTTTCATCTTTTTAGTTCTCTAACTCTTGCTTCTATTGATCATTTAAAATTGATATGAATAGGAATGCCAATTTTGTGGGCTATTATCTGTCGTTGACATTTAGAGCTTATTTGTTATTAGTGCACAATAAGATCTCTGTTTTTGCAACTCTACCATTCTTTGCTTGCCATCCTCCATATTGGTGATGTTTGAAGGAAGAAATAattattatgtatttaatttggGACTTAGCTTCTTTCATGTTGCCTTGTTTTCTTGTCTATTGTCTCTCTAAGTTTGAACCAATTCTTGCTTTTAGAATATCATGATGCCTAATTAGTTGTGTGAATGAATGTGTTCTTATAAAGTATTGATTTTGGTTTTATAGTATAGGTGTTCGgttaaatgtttaaatgaaagATATATAAGATAAACTTCTCATCATCTGAGCTGCTTTTAATTTTCATATGCCAGCCTCTTTTTCcaactatatatacatatatatatatatatatatttacatatatggTGCACGATTATTTGAACAATCAACGTTTTGTGCAGGTCTTGTATATATTGGTATAAAGATAGACAATCTTGACCAGATTTTTTTccctataaatttatatatatatatatatgtatattacaAGCATAATTTTTGGTTTGAACCTCAATGAGGGGACTATTTATGGTTTGCTTCGTTGTTTA
The Humulus lupulus chromosome 6, drHumLupu1.1, whole genome shotgun sequence DNA segment above includes these coding regions:
- the LOC133785378 gene encoding uncharacterized protein LOC133785378; this translates as MLKRFNKEEVGDVVLKYREAKEDFSRAQEALAANPTDLSLHHLASQAQHKVLVLQICYASYLKQQSKINWLKFNDENSKFFHAFMRKRKVDNRITSFSIGGIIEEDYPKVVEHFLSHFKNFMGKRSWTSKEIDSNCISQGNRLSVDLQVSLVRPFTKRDVRKALFSIHSCKSPGLDGFGSGFFKGLWSDIGDEISTAVLEFFQGGYLPKELNETDLLKGYTRKNISARCLMKIDLSKVYDNVDWLFVGDLLKQLYFPSRFIGWILACLKGTNYNLLMNGRIQGSFKGEKGLRQGDPMSPLLFVIVMEYLTRLLAYYSDKKGFGFHPLCKHIRLTNLCFADDLIMFCKGNVSSVRKIHEAFTVFCDSTGLSANKSKSHIYFGGVKDPIKAQILEMLQMEEGSFPLSYLGVHLRPTKWKASDCGVILDKLNKKLNCWASRNLSFAGRAQLIHSVLLGIRNFWMSIFILPSKITAAIDKSCRDFLWGSIGNRSKLHLPSWEKVCLPKKLGGVGFREGKKWNMALMANFIWAISSKQDCLWVKWISSIYLKDFDIWKVPISPDMCWYVKKLLRLRQVIDEGCLQQAVKGGKVSIKHVYSSLISATSVGYADTVWNKLIVPKHRFFYWQIFNRQLLTRDHLSRFLTLTSALCPVCESDLETHSHLFMECIFSRKVFEEIGKWLGYFHWPDSNGCIFDSACKMASRLSMDIKDSVKHRVLSLGTLSHRKKDMYFRMVVESW